In Planctomycetia bacterium, one DNA window encodes the following:
- a CDS encoding MFS transporter gives MSDATSPRPEAGYAAASPGAVDPVPLYRNRNFILLWLAYGVSAFGDHVSEMALLKMQNALDPSVTDVTRRNAIMLFAFMAPFFCLGPIFGWLADRLPRRAIMVAADLIRAVVIFEMFAILTGIHQRLGHAPDTPLTVGVAILPLALLGVFAAMFSPARLSLLPTLVRTDQLIRANACTAGLGMIASIASFLVGAMLVERYSVRANFILDAATFLVSAVLVFAIRPPAAVHRGPSEHGLRAVTEAFRYVRTHRRVLEVILVSTVFWAGASVVRSIIPALVKDVFGGTYEQIGVFQGLLGVGLLVGSVVLTLLGSALRSELAISWCLKLTGLAGLFLAAVILLGWGRPAGAAAIFMVGFFGSGIGVSVNALLQRIVPDSHRGRIFGVNDMFSIAGLLAATGALGIPDWPEIDKHVSWITAIVSMALIGTGVWTTRVRLRRGRFGVWLTFWRNLNSFYCAWMPRCRRIGLCTIPVEGPVIIAANHNSVLDPFVLTAGSPNRSIGYMIAKEYAALPILRSLCRAIECVPVSRSGNDTASIKAALRHLAEGKALGIFPTGRIVPRDGPQEPREGVGLLALRSGAIVIPAYIDGLRPAHDWTSGSAARRSRWSNLLDLLSMMLPFFQRHHATVRFGPPVDLSAFAGREKDREAYAAAAATIMDSILALRDRPVSQDGVIL, from the coding sequence GTGACGCGGCGCAACGCCATCATGCTGTTCGCCTTCATGGCGCCGTTTTTCTGCCTGGGGCCGATCTTTGGATGGTTGGCCGATCGCCTGCCGCGTCGCGCGATCATGGTCGCCGCCGACCTGATCCGCGCGGTGGTCATCTTCGAAATGTTCGCGATCCTCACCGGCATTCACCAGCGGCTGGGGCACGCACCGGACACGCCGCTCACCGTCGGCGTCGCCATTCTGCCGCTGGCCCTGCTGGGCGTGTTTGCCGCGATGTTCTCGCCCGCGCGATTGTCCCTGCTGCCCACGCTCGTGCGCACCGATCAACTCATTCGCGCCAACGCCTGCACCGCGGGGCTGGGCATGATCGCCAGCATCGCGTCGTTTCTCGTCGGCGCGATGCTCGTCGAGCGTTACAGCGTGCGTGCGAACTTCATCCTTGACGCCGCCACGTTTCTCGTCAGCGCTGTGCTGGTCTTTGCGATTCGACCGCCGGCCGCCGTCCATCGTGGACCGTCTGAGCACGGCCTGCGCGCCGTCACCGAGGCGTTTCGATACGTCCGCACACATCGCCGCGTGTTGGAGGTGATTCTGGTCTCCACGGTTTTCTGGGCCGGCGCTTCGGTCGTGCGAAGCATCATCCCCGCGCTGGTGAAGGACGTCTTCGGCGGAACCTACGAGCAGATCGGGGTCTTTCAGGGGCTGCTTGGCGTCGGTCTGCTCGTGGGTTCCGTCGTGCTGACGCTGCTGGGGTCGGCCCTGCGGAGCGAACTGGCGATTTCGTGGTGTCTGAAGCTCACCGGCCTGGCGGGCCTGTTTCTCGCTGCGGTCATCCTGCTGGGCTGGGGCCGACCGGCCGGGGCTGCGGCGATTTTCATGGTGGGGTTCTTTGGTTCGGGCATCGGGGTCAGCGTCAATGCTCTGCTTCAACGCATCGTGCCCGACAGCCATCGCGGGCGCATCTTCGGCGTGAACGACATGTTCAGCATTGCCGGTCTGCTGGCGGCGACCGGCGCGCTGGGCATCCCCGACTGGCCGGAGATCGACAAACATGTATCGTGGATCACGGCGATCGTCTCGATGGCGCTGATCGGCACGGGTGTTTGGACGACGCGCGTGCGTCTGCGCCGCGGACGGTTCGGCGTGTGGCTGACGTTCTGGCGAAATCTCAATTCGTTCTATTGCGCGTGGATGCCGCGGTGCCGGCGCATCGGTCTGTGCACCATTCCCGTTGAGGGGCCGGTCATCATCGCCGCGAATCACAATTCCGTGCTTGATCCGTTCGTTCTCACCGCCGGCTCGCCAAATCGCTCGATCGGCTACATGATCGCCAAGGAGTACGCGGCGCTGCCGATCCTAAGAAGTTTGTGCCGGGCGATCGAATGCGTACCCGTCTCGCGCAGCGGGAATGACACGGCATCGATCAAGGCGGCGCTGCGTCACTTGGCCGAGGGGAAGGCGCTGGGGATCTTTCCAACCGGACGGATCGTTCCACGTGACGGTCCGCAGGAGCCGCGCGAAGGCGTGGGGTTGCTGGCGCTGCGCAGCGGGGCGATCGTGATCCCCGCCTACATCGACGGTCTTCGCCCGGCGCACGACTGGACCAGCGGCTCGGCGGCGCGGCGCTCGCGCTGGTCGAATCTGCTGGACCTGTTGAGCATGATGTTGCCGTTCTTCCAGCGCCATCACGCAACGGTTCGATTCGGTCCGCCGGTGGATCTCTCGGCCTTCGCCGGGCGCGAAAAGGATCGTGAGGCGTACGCTGCGGCGGCCGCGACGATCATGGACAGCATTCTTGCCTTGCGCGATCGTCCCGTGTCGCAGGATGGCGTGATCCTTTGA